In one Marinomonas maritima genomic region, the following are encoded:
- the pseI gene encoding pseudaminic acid synthase, which translates to MFEQTPFIIAELSGNHDQDFELAKAMVHAAADAGVDAIKLQTYTPDTMTLDIRHGEFMVSESDSLWCGSNLYDLYAKASTPWEWHKPLFELAESLGLVAFSSPFDLSAVAFLETLNVPLYKIASFEMTDIPLIQAVARTGKPIIMSTGMATKDEIDDAVATIRAIGDNPLTLLKCTSTYPAKIEDTNLVTMADLAKHTGCQVGLSDHTQGLGAAVAATALGATVIEKHFVLDRRAGGVDAAFSMEPEEMKVLVAACRAAKAALGTVTYGGSDAEQAAKKYRRSIYVATDLPAGTVLSETHLKIIRPSLGLAPKHWPDVLGKTLLVDVQKGQPLAWDMMT; encoded by the coding sequence ATGTTCGAACAAACGCCTTTTATTATTGCTGAATTATCGGGCAACCATGATCAAGATTTTGAACTCGCGAAAGCAATGGTTCATGCGGCCGCTGACGCCGGTGTTGATGCGATAAAGCTACAAACTTACACACCAGACACCATGACGTTGGATATTCGTCATGGTGAATTTATGGTGTCTGAAAGTGACAGCTTATGGTGCGGTTCAAATCTTTATGATTTGTACGCGAAGGCTTCCACACCATGGGAATGGCATAAGCCGCTATTTGAGCTGGCTGAGTCTTTAGGACTGGTGGCGTTTAGTTCGCCTTTTGACCTTAGTGCCGTGGCATTCTTAGAGACGCTTAATGTGCCTTTATACAAAATTGCCTCGTTCGAGATGACGGATATTCCGTTAATTCAAGCGGTTGCGCGAACAGGTAAACCAATCATTATGTCGACTGGGATGGCGACAAAGGATGAAATAGATGACGCAGTGGCAACCATTCGAGCCATTGGTGATAATCCTTTAACCCTGCTCAAATGTACCAGTACGTATCCTGCAAAAATAGAAGATACAAACCTAGTTACGATGGCAGATTTAGCCAAACACACAGGTTGCCAAGTAGGTTTGTCTGATCACACTCAAGGTCTGGGGGCTGCGGTTGCCGCAACGGCATTGGGCGCAACGGTGATTGAAAAACATTTTGTTTTGGACCGCCGTGCAGGTGGCGTGGATGCGGCATTTTCTATGGAACCTGAGGAAATGAAAGTGCTGGTAGCAGCTTGTCGTGCTGCTAAAGCAGCACTTGGAACCGTCACTTACGGTGGTTCGGATGCAGAGCAAGCGGCGAAAAAATACCGTCGCTCTATTTACGTGGCGACAGATTTACCAGCGGGCACTGTTTTGTCCGAAACGCACCTTAAAATTATTCGTCCATCACTTGGTCTGGCGCCAAAGCATTGGCCAGATGTACTTGGAAAAACACTCCTAGTAGATGTGCAAAAAGGTCAGCCTCTTGCTTGGGATATGATGACTTGA
- a CDS encoding motility associated factor glycosyltransferase family protein gives MQNKASGPNLEHAEAFLASFKKGAERLKDNDQDLTDRYIKNMTVFSQFMPHIYEELKDYRPKKRFIYMEESGELNLFREDIGYPLFSENPKSQAQDKIEYVLSHPTKTFLNLERSLNNESRHVFYSNKILDEIEVQSEGLEKQVEWPQFVGAAIVFGIELGYQLELLLSKRDIKHLYLYESDLDLFHYSLYSIDWQNILETCNRDGRTIHFFLGVQPEEFTDTYLLQLQENGYFLAPETYLFMGYNSPENDKAFDYFKKHYVRQVMGWGFFDDALIGIAQGLRSLPTTKVAHFQGRDVLPKWVTDIPVFILGNGPSLDQGIELIKEVRDQVLLISCGSTINTLSKLGVTPDIHVDIERMKQTVDKFSFLDKAYLNGIWGLTVNVMHPDFFDYFGRSGMGMKPGEAITSLILSHARAKGDEKNYVQLNYCNPIVANLALSYVHLFGFNSVYYLGVDNGFKDKNSHHSVHSGYYKDGKESGFQSFQDAKLVEREGNFGGTIYATGIMDTSRVQLESLTRSLNKRRNFDSFNLSDGAKIEGVTPLLMDDVLITDPKIDHQRAIDLLEGAFFTDPPAAVLDQTPDTLISVDDFRKISKALQEGWDESIKTREDVCNLLWTYHREIYFLRGSVYRHIHDLLIGSFTYSAFLIVQFLFNHKDEAETVSRSYHLFTPWCEFLEEMPSMLQQASEYVDQGNDHLITFYNG, from the coding sequence ATGCAAAATAAAGCCAGTGGCCCCAATCTTGAGCATGCGGAAGCCTTTCTTGCTTCTTTTAAAAAAGGTGCTGAAAGGTTAAAAGATAACGATCAAGATCTTACTGATCGATATATAAAAAACATGACTGTTTTTTCTCAGTTCATGCCTCATATCTATGAAGAGCTAAAAGACTACCGACCCAAAAAACGCTTTATTTACATGGAAGAGTCGGGGGAATTGAATCTTTTTAGAGAGGATATTGGTTATCCTCTGTTTTCAGAAAATCCTAAGTCTCAGGCGCAAGATAAAATAGAGTATGTGCTTTCTCACCCTACAAAAACTTTTCTCAATTTAGAGCGCTCTCTTAACAACGAAAGTCGTCATGTCTTTTACAGTAATAAAATATTAGATGAAATTGAGGTACAGTCTGAAGGCCTTGAAAAACAAGTCGAGTGGCCTCAATTTGTCGGGGCAGCCATTGTATTTGGTATTGAGCTTGGGTATCAACTTGAGTTGCTCTTAAGCAAAAGAGACATAAAACACCTTTATTTATACGAAAGTGACTTAGATCTTTTTCATTACTCTTTGTATTCAATAGATTGGCAAAATATTTTAGAAACCTGCAACAGAGATGGCCGTACGATCCATTTTTTTCTAGGCGTTCAGCCTGAAGAGTTTACCGACACTTATCTTTTACAGTTGCAAGAAAACGGTTACTTTTTAGCCCCAGAAACCTATCTTTTCATGGGCTATAACAGTCCTGAAAATGATAAGGCGTTTGATTATTTTAAAAAGCATTATGTGCGTCAAGTAATGGGATGGGGCTTTTTTGATGATGCTCTAATAGGCATTGCTCAGGGGCTCAGGTCGCTTCCAACAACAAAAGTGGCACACTTTCAAGGGAGGGATGTACTGCCGAAATGGGTCACAGATATTCCCGTTTTTATTTTGGGTAATGGCCCTTCTCTTGATCAAGGAATTGAATTGATTAAAGAGGTTCGAGATCAAGTTCTATTGATTTCTTGTGGGTCCACTATCAACACGTTAAGTAAGTTAGGCGTGACTCCAGATATTCATGTGGATATCGAAAGGATGAAGCAAACGGTAGATAAATTTTCGTTTTTAGATAAAGCGTACTTAAATGGAATTTGGGGGCTAACGGTTAACGTTATGCATCCGGATTTTTTTGATTATTTTGGACGCTCAGGAATGGGAATGAAGCCGGGGGAAGCGATTACTTCACTCATTCTTTCCCATGCACGTGCAAAAGGTGATGAGAAAAATTATGTACAACTAAATTACTGTAATCCCATTGTCGCCAATTTAGCCTTATCCTATGTGCATCTATTTGGTTTTAATAGCGTGTATTACCTTGGGGTGGACAATGGCTTTAAAGACAAAAATAGCCATCATTCTGTCCATAGTGGCTATTATAAAGATGGTAAAGAGTCGGGTTTTCAATCGTTCCAAGACGCTAAATTAGTCGAGAGAGAAGGCAATTTTGGCGGTACTATTTATGCTACTGGCATTATGGACACGTCTAGAGTACAGCTTGAGTCACTAACACGTTCACTCAATAAACGTCGTAATTTTGATAGCTTCAACTTGTCTGATGGCGCAAAAATAGAAGGCGTCACACCGCTTTTAATGGATGATGTATTGATCACAGACCCAAAAATAGACCATCAAAGGGCGATCGATTTATTGGAAGGTGCCTTTTTTACTGACCCGCCAGCGGCGGTATTAGACCAAACGCCTGATACCCTTATTTCTGTTGATGACTTTCGTAAGATCAGTAAAGCACTACAAGAAGGTTGGGACGAGAGTATAAAAACACGAGAAGATGTGTGTAATTTGCTTTGGACCTACCATCGAGAAATTTATTTCTTGAGAGGGAGTGTCTATCGTCATATCCATGATCTACTTATAGGTTCTTTTACGTATTCTGCCTTTTTAATTGTACAGTTTTTATTTAACCATAAAGACGAAGCGGAAACCGTGTCTCGTTCTTATCATTTATTTACGCCTTGGTGCGAATTTCTTGAGGAAATGCCGAGCATGCTCCAGCAAGCGTCGGAGTATGTAGACCAAGGTAATGACCACTTAATTACTTTTTATAATGGTTAA
- the fliS gene encoding flagellar export chaperone FliS, with amino-acid sequence MYAKKGIQAYKKDSIKSDLASADPHRVIQLLMHGAIERLALGKGCIERGDWGGKGEAFTRAIEIINALRDALDRDVNPELVDNLDGLYDYMIVRINEASVSKDCAVIDQVIGLLLQIKGAWDQISEASKQEAYNSESQARAGAINA; translated from the coding sequence ATGTACGCGAAAAAAGGGATTCAGGCTTATAAAAAGGACTCTATAAAATCCGATTTAGCCTCGGCCGATCCTCATCGTGTTATCCAGCTTCTGATGCATGGAGCCATAGAACGGTTAGCGCTAGGCAAAGGCTGTATTGAACGAGGGGATTGGGGCGGGAAAGGCGAAGCCTTCACTCGAGCAATAGAGATTATAAATGCATTAAGAGATGCATTAGATCGTGATGTCAATCCTGAGTTAGTGGATAATTTAGATGGGTTATACGATTACATGATCGTTCGTATTAATGAAGCGAGTGTGTCTAAAGACTGTGCTGTTATTGATCAAGTAATCGGTTTACTTTTGCAAATCAAAGGCGCCTGGGATCAAATATCCGAAGCATCTAAGCAAGAAGCATACAATAGTGAAAGTCAAGCGCGAGCTGGGGCCATTAATGCTTGA
- the fliD gene encoding flagellar filament capping protein FliD, translating into MAIGSLGAGSGLDLESLVSDMVSARRDTKVKLYENKLAGYEAELSALGSVGLAIDNFKTFVTTLNDDNLFSGRNAVIQQKEGEESLSITPDKTASTDAYSIQVNQLAKGSRLVSDITLFSSRDEIVTSSGGELTLTAGDDELVLDVKPDTTLSKLREQINSAGKDFGVSANLVDDGDGHMFFTITSTKTGVGNTLSIDSSNLTLDSAALGGFFPGLSVPLGGEAQDAIITVDGIRVRNDSNEFDKAVEGLTVNALNVSKEPIKVDISYNKETVENTIQGFVGSYNELISVFKQNTAKGSVLNGNSMIRNLSSSLASDLMSNHSSEGSPFTSIFDVGVEFLEDGTLSYDSEKFNSAVEEDFDGVASLFIGKNGLATSLDGLLDTYAGPRGMNSTLKDSVTKSIGSTEESLSDYEARMEKYEASLRSKFTNLDTQLANMNAQGSYLNSMLNQL; encoded by the coding sequence ATGGCAATTGGCTCATTAGGTGCTGGATCTGGCTTAGATCTTGAGTCTCTAGTAAGTGACATGGTCAGTGCCAGAAGGGACACAAAAGTTAAGTTATATGAAAATAAACTGGCTGGATACGAAGCAGAGCTCTCTGCTCTCGGTTCGGTAGGCTTAGCCATAGACAATTTTAAAACATTTGTTACCACTCTCAATGATGATAATCTTTTTTCTGGGCGTAATGCCGTAATACAACAAAAAGAAGGTGAAGAGTCTCTTTCTATTACCCCTGATAAAACCGCTTCCACCGATGCCTATTCAATTCAAGTAAACCAGTTAGCAAAAGGCAGCCGCTTAGTTTCTGATATCACGTTATTTTCTTCTAGAGATGAAATTGTCACTTCCTCTGGTGGAGAATTAACGTTAACGGCTGGTGATGATGAGCTTGTACTTGATGTAAAGCCAGACACTACATTGTCTAAGCTTCGTGAGCAGATAAATTCAGCAGGTAAAGATTTTGGAGTATCAGCCAATTTAGTTGATGATGGTGATGGTCATATGTTCTTTACCATCACATCAACGAAAACGGGCGTAGGTAATACCTTAAGTATAGACAGCAGTAATCTTACATTAGACAGTGCTGCTCTTGGTGGTTTCTTCCCAGGTCTAAGTGTTCCTTTGGGCGGTGAGGCTCAAGATGCCATTATTACTGTTGATGGGATTCGAGTACGAAATGATAGTAATGAGTTTGATAAAGCAGTTGAAGGGCTAACAGTCAATGCGCTAAATGTGTCTAAAGAGCCCATTAAAGTAGACATTAGTTATAATAAAGAAACCGTTGAAAATACGATTCAAGGCTTTGTCGGCTCCTATAATGAACTCATCTCAGTCTTTAAGCAGAATACTGCGAAAGGTTCCGTCCTAAATGGCAATAGTATGATTCGTAACCTAAGTTCATCGTTAGCCAGCGACTTAATGTCTAATCACTCGAGCGAAGGTAGCCCATTCACCTCTATTTTTGATGTTGGCGTAGAGTTTTTAGAGGATGGGACACTAAGCTATGATAGTGAAAAATTTAATAGCGCTGTTGAGGAAGACTTCGATGGTGTAGCCTCTTTATTTATAGGTAAAAATGGTCTGGCAACATCGCTTGATGGACTGCTCGACACTTATGCCGGCCCTAGAGGAATGAACAGTACACTTAAAGACTCGGTTACCAAATCTATCGGTAGCACAGAGGAGTCACTTTCAGATTATGAGGCGCGTATGGAAAAATATGAGGCCTCTTTACGCAGTAAGTTTACGAATTTAGATACTCAGCTTGCAAATATGAATGCTCAAGGTAGTTATCTGAATTCAATGCTAAATCAATTATAG